One part of the Lotus japonicus ecotype B-129 chromosome 2, LjGifu_v1.2 genome encodes these proteins:
- the LOC130737875 gene encoding protein WHAT'S THIS FACTOR 9, mitochondrial: MGFITTLISRATTTTTTNPRLLSQRRTIFDGTFQLVRDRGLDHAVEREKNLKPLIDLKNLIKLEPSKSLPASLIRDSIDLPFRPIEFIRKYPTVFEEFLAGGLQPHIKLTPEVLDLDAEEQLTFHSDIVKQQAADRLLKLLMISRIHKIPLGVIERLKWDLGLPHDYVESVVPEFPDYFRVRDDDVLELVCWSDELAVSVLEKKCMGKGKEVAFPVQFSSGFEMDKKYEKWLKEWNKLPYVSPYENAAHLPASSDESDRWVVGVLHEILHVLVPKKTERDNVFVLGELLGLRSRFKRALLQHPGIFYLSSKIGTYTVVLREGYKRGSLIEDHPVMQLRGKYVHLMNTVKEESKEGKVAQGKSSKKEGNVAGHERKVGEEEGGDEHSGEEQKGERFEDEVEDASESAFDDDSDDDEEKEEERSPRGSHGIAGKRRGRDSGKVNLNADKPLREGWGERSSGKPWQRNVERNRSGVSERTQTRGEYKDVESSAWKPRQKTAERNRSGVSERTQMQGGYKDVENSAWKPRQRTGERNRSGVSERTQMRGGYKDVEHSAWKPRQRSAERNRSGVSERTQTRGGYKDVENSAWKPKQRSGERNRSGTSERTQMQGGNKDVEHSAWKPRQRTGERNRSEVSERTPIRGGYKDVESSQQKPRSSKGPGRPSASKKTPVL, encoded by the coding sequence ATGGGGTTCATCACCACCCTCATCTCccgagccaccaccaccaccaccacgaacCCGCGCCTCCTGTCCCAGCGGCGAACCATATTCGACGGCACCTTCCAACTCGTCCGAGACCGAGGCCTCGACCACGCCGtagagagggagaagaatctGAAGCCATTAATAGACCTCAAAAACCTCATCAAGCTCGAACCTTCCAAGTCCCTCCCAGCTTCCCTCATCAGAGACTCCATCGATCTCCCCTTCCGCCCCATCGAGTTCATCCGCAAGTACCCCACCGTCTTCGAAGAGTTTCTCGCCGGCGGCCTCCAACCCCACATCAAGCTCACACCGGAAGTGCTCGACCTCGACGCCGAGGAGCAGTTAACGTTCCACAGCGACATTGTCAAGCAACAAGCTGCGGATCGCCTTCTTAagctcttgatgatttcaaggATCCATAAAATCCCCTTAGGAGTCATTGAACGCTTGAAATGGGACCTCGGTCTTCCCCATGATTATGTCGAAAGCGTTGTTCCTGAGTTCCCGGATTACTTCCGGGTGCGGGACGATGATGTTTTGGAGCTTGTTTGCTGGAGTGATGAGCTTGCTGTTTCGGTTTTGGAGAAGAAGTGTATGGGGAAGGGTAAGGAAGTGGCGTTTCCGGTGCAGTTTTCGAGCGGGTTTGAGATGGATAAGAAGTATGAGAAGTGGTTGAAAGAGTGGAACAAGTTGCCTTATGTGTCCCCGTATGAGAATGCGGCTCATCTTCCGGCTTCAAGTGATGAGTCTGATAGGTGGGTTGTTGGTGTTTTGCATGAGATTCTTCATGTTTTGGTTCCGAAGAAGACCGAGAGGGATAATGTGTTTGTGCTTGGGGAGTTGCTGGGTTTGAGGTCGAGGTTTAAGAGGGCACTTTTGCAGCATCCGGGTATCTTTTATCTGTCTAGTAAGATTGGGACCTATACAGTGGTTTTGAGGGAGGGTTATAAGAGGGGTTCGTTGATTGAGGATCATCCTGTGATGCAATTGAGGGGGAAGTATGTGCATCTCATGAATACTGTTAAGGAGGAAAGCAAAGAAGGTAAGGTGGCTCAGGGTAAAAGCAGCAAAAAAGAGGGCAATGTGGCCGGGCATGAACGGAAAGTAGGAGAGGAAGAGGGTGGTGATGAGCACAGTGGGGAGGAACAGAAAGGGGAGAGGTTTGAGGACGAAGTTGAGGATGCTAGTGAATCTGCCTttgatgatgatagtgatgatgatgaagagaaagaagaagagcgGTCTCCAAGAGGTAGTCATGGAATTGCTGGCAAAAGAAGGGGCAGAGACTCAGGGAAAGTGAATTTAAATGCTGATAAGCCTTTGAGAGAAGGTTGGGGAGAACGTTCATCTGGAAAGCCTTGGCAGAGGAATGTGGAGAGAAATAGGTCAGGAGTTTCAGAAAGAACACAAACACGAGGTGAATATAAAGATGTTGAGAGTTCGGCTTGGAAGCCTAGGCAGAAGACTGCGGAAAGAAATAGGTCAGGAGTTTCTGAAAGAACACAAATGCAAGGTGGATATAAAGATGTTGAGAATTCGGCTTGGAAACCTAGGCAGAGGACTGGCGAAAGAAATAGGTCAGGAGTTTCTGAAAGAACACAAATGCGAGGTGGATATAAAGATGTTGAGCATTCAGCTTGGAAGCCTAGGCAGAGGAGCGCGGAGAGAAATAGGTCAGGAGTTTCTGAAAGAACACAAACTCGAGGTGGATATAAAGATGTTGAAAATTCAGCTTGGAAGCCTAAGCAGAGGAGCGGGGAGAGAAATAGGTCAGGAACTTCTGAAAGAACACAAATGCAAGGTGGAAATAAAGATGTTGAGCATTCAGCTTGGAAGCCTAGGCAGAGGACCGGGGAGAGGAATAGGTCTGAAGTTTCTGAAAGAACACCAATCCGAGGTGGATATAAAGATGTTGAGAGTTCACAACAGAAACCAAGATCCTCTAAAGGCCCAGGAAGGCCATCAGCTAGCAAGAAAACCCCTGTTTTGTAA